In one window of Amblyomma americanum isolate KBUSLIRL-KWMA chromosome 9, ASM5285725v1, whole genome shotgun sequence DNA:
- the LOC144104047 gene encoding A disintegrin and metalloproteinase with thrombospondin motifs 19-like yields MGPAVVKYFSFCTLIAISSQKAAFEQDLTVDPKVYEDREDQSEKLLVVHDGCFLQLRKASVLADSVLLRDVTEDGISDRYVDGSHLERYLYEDTSKKASLLLKPQAEGHYHVMSLHLQQLNPKGFVVLTGIEKTYDKKDPYLKLNSEGKVLGLATLNNLWRFLAINDAMRRSDAVYLATSRDIVRESKDGVNSRFLGFAVPKGVCRADQFAEGEDNPGTFSGLPTAVHEIGHMLGCSHDGENDATACPRERGNIMSPHATGDRNYEFSACSKRAISKFLRERSSACLRRKNVQHIPFLTNVTMQSGSVLNGSRYCRAFFPNHRNFTHNEGKVQENCTFQCPIRGKNGELKYAVLFAPDGTPCDDRNRDKKCRYGFCM; encoded by the exons ATGGGTCCAGCTGTCGTCAAGTATTTCTCGTTCTGCACACTAATTG CCATCAGCAgtcaaaaagcagcttttgagCAAGACCTTACAGTCGACCCTAAAGTGTACGAAGACCGAGAAGATCAGTCCGAAAAACTGCTCGTCGTGCACGATGGCTGTTTTCTTCAACTAAGAAAAGCATCGGTGCTTGCTGACAGTGTTCTACTCCGAGATGTCACAGAAGACGGTATCAGCGACAGATAC GTTGATGGATCTCACTTGGAGAGGTATCTCTACGAAGATACAAGCAAGAAGGCTTCACTCCTACTTAAACCTCAGGCGGAAGGTCATTATCATGTC ATGAGCCTGCATCTCCAGCAGCTAAATCCGAAAGGATTTGTTGTCTTAACAGGAATTGAAAAGACCTACGAC AAAAAGGACCCTTATCTGAAACTCAACAGTGAAGGCAAAGTCCTCGGCCTTGCAACATTGAACAATCTCTGGCGCTTTCTTGCAATAAACGATGCAATGCGACGATCAGACGCGGTCTATTTAGCGACATC GCGAGACATCGTTCGGGAGTCTAAGGATGGCGTGAACTCGCGGTTCTTAG GATTTGCCGTCCCGAAAGGGGTCTGCAGAGCGGACCAATTCGCTGAAGGTGAGGACAATCCAGGGACATTTTCAGGACTACCAACTGCTGTACACGAGATAGGACATAT GCTGGGTTGCAGTCACGACGGTGAAAATGACGCCACTGCATGCCCACGTGAGCGGGGCAACATAATGAGCCCACACGCTACAGGAGATCGAAACTATGAGTTTTCTGCATGCAGCAAGCGTGCAATATCTAAATTCTTGAG ggagcGATCTTCAGCTTGCTTGAGGAGGAAAAATGTGCAACACATTCCTTTCTTGACAAACGTCACGATGCAATCGGGAAGTGTGCTGAATGGATCACGGTACTGCCGAGCCTTCTTCCCGAACCACAGGAATTTCACTCATAATGAG GGGAAAGTTCAAGAAAACTGCACATTTCAATGCCCGATCAGAGGAAAGAATGGAGAGCTGAAGTATGCAGTTTTATTTGCTCCAGACGGGACACCCTGCGATGACAGAAACCGTGATAAG AAATGCAGGTACGGGTTTTGCATGTGA